In a single window of the Tautonia rosea genome:
- a CDS encoding type II toxin-antitoxin system RelE/ParE family toxin: MNRPVLFRRPARIEFDEAAHWYDARRPGLGARFTAAVQDVLDSASENPDRHPRVFDEVHEALVHGFPYCVYYRNEADLVLVLAVFHTARDPFVWQSRL; encoded by the coding sequence ATGAACCGCCCCGTCCTTTTCCGCCGCCCCGCTCGCATTGAGTTCGACGAGGCCGCCCACTGGTACGACGCCCGTCGCCCCGGCCTGGGAGCGCGATTCACGGCCGCCGTCCAGGACGTGCTCGATTCCGCCTCTGAAAATCCGGACCGACATCCCCGCGTCTTCGACGAGGTGCACGAGGCCCTCGTTCATGGATTCCCTTACTGCGTCTATTACCGCAACGAGGCCGATTTGGTCCTCGTGCTCGCAGTCTTCCACACCGCCCGCGATCCTTTCGTCTGGCAATCCCGCCTGTGA
- a CDS encoding TIGR03009 domain-containing protein, whose protein sequence is MRRIAPLIVGLLAAVGPMAEAKGQATPSTPGQAPRPQAGAGVGAGARTTPPAPAIPGPSRDATYDPSVQRASAPASAPAQDSAPDQAPSDPELDAVLGRWEQTSGKIETLYATFEQVDEMTIVGDRKVYKGAAYLRRPNLVVLQLEKQTGDEGDEKFVFDRRILANGGEVVEFDGALRQITIFPLPKDAQQRALEEGPLPFLFRMNIEDFKRRYRANLMPPNQEGTHRIAIYPKIAADRDAFSVAVLILDAKTLQPKSIHTLAPNGKDKQNYYIKELKANVAIKPELFVWDSAKAQQAQKDGWRIVRNPDQPGVQPPPSEIGRQDALEPIPR, encoded by the coding sequence ATGCGACGGATCGCTCCCCTGATCGTCGGCCTCCTCGCCGCAGTCGGCCCGATGGCCGAGGCCAAGGGCCAGGCGACCCCCTCAACTCCAGGCCAGGCCCCCCGCCCCCAGGCCGGCGCCGGTGTCGGTGCTGGAGCAAGGACGACTCCCCCTGCCCCGGCCATCCCCGGCCCATCCCGCGACGCAACGTACGACCCATCCGTGCAACGCGCCTCAGCCCCGGCTTCGGCCCCGGCTCAGGATTCCGCCCCCGATCAAGCGCCGAGCGATCCCGAACTCGACGCTGTGCTCGGCCGTTGGGAACAGACCAGCGGCAAGATCGAAACCCTCTACGCCACCTTCGAGCAGGTCGACGAGATGACCATCGTCGGCGACCGCAAGGTCTACAAGGGGGCCGCCTACCTCCGCCGGCCGAACCTCGTCGTCCTGCAACTGGAGAAGCAGACCGGCGACGAGGGCGACGAGAAATTCGTCTTCGACCGCCGCATCCTCGCCAACGGCGGCGAGGTCGTCGAGTTCGACGGCGCGCTCCGCCAGATCACCATCTTCCCCCTGCCCAAGGACGCCCAGCAGCGTGCCCTGGAAGAAGGCCCCCTGCCCTTCCTCTTTCGCATGAACATCGAGGACTTCAAGCGCCGCTACCGCGCCAACCTCATGCCGCCGAACCAGGAAGGCACCCACCGCATCGCCATCTACCCGAAGATCGCCGCCGACCGCGACGCCTTCTCCGTCGCCGTCCTAATCCTCGACGCCAAGACCCTCCAGCCGAAGAGCATCCACACCCTCGCCCCCAACGGCAAGGACAAGCAGAACTACTACATCAAGGAACTTAAGGCCAACGTCGCCATCAAGCCCGAGCTGTTCGTCTGGGACTCCGCCAAGGCCCAGCAGGCCCAGAAAGACGGCTGGCGGATCGTCCGCAACCCCGACCAGCCCGGCGTCCAGCCCCCTCCCAGCGAGATCGGCCGCCAGGACGCCCTCGAACCCATCCCCCGCTAA
- a CDS encoding alpha/beta hydrolase, with product MTRVGHWNGPAGGLLDPIGRAVLMVSPWSEGDDRPGLLPGSRLPINDTIEFLEVMPRRQGPDTRGEDHAMRLDRRHPIERMARLAILLGVAPLTLAGVVSAQNPNPNQGQGQAQAQEAPPAARPREVPQLKGAQQGDPQVNTDEEAPPGGLRLPPENPPGEIAEGPAADPLGPAAMPADAARPPAGRPADPNMPIVPQWPFRYELTIASFDGAPLAVRYYPSQLGAAAPVVLLVHDLGPGRSSQDFDAAVADLEGQGIATHLQELEYAVLAVDLRGHGQSPSRSRGTVGNPLLRWIGDLQASYRFLLDRHNRRELNLAKFAVVALGDGANLAAHWASAPGGAVSIEGRTSDLAAMVLISPRPTLNDRPIEPAVTALAPRLPILLQAGAGDAERSALVDALRPTVERQRLSRVALTETRLPATNLLRFAPEATTPLIEFLDSTVKVRADEWEPRYNLDPVVYTNVRVTNLGAEGEAEAQPAAVPRRPQPPAEANEANEGDGPGRSS from the coding sequence GTGACACGCGTTGGACACTGGAACGGCCCGGCCGGTGGTCTGCTCGACCCGATCGGCCGGGCCGTTCTCATGGTGTCTCCTTGGTCCGAGGGGGACGATCGGCCGGGGCTCTTGCCTGGATCGCGCCTGCCGATCAACGATACGATAGAATTCCTTGAGGTGATGCCCCGCCGCCAAGGCCCCGACACCAGAGGAGAGGACCACGCGATGAGACTCGATCGACGACACCCGATCGAACGGATGGCTCGCCTTGCCATACTGCTCGGCGTCGCGCCTCTGACCCTCGCGGGCGTCGTGTCGGCGCAGAACCCGAACCCGAACCAAGGGCAAGGGCAAGCGCAAGCGCAGGAGGCTCCTCCCGCCGCGCGTCCCCGGGAGGTTCCACAGCTCAAGGGAGCGCAGCAGGGCGATCCCCAGGTCAACACCGATGAGGAGGCACCGCCGGGAGGGCTGCGATTGCCTCCCGAGAATCCTCCGGGGGAGATTGCCGAGGGTCCGGCGGCCGACCCGCTCGGCCCGGCGGCCATGCCGGCCGACGCGGCCCGACCGCCCGCAGGAAGGCCGGCCGACCCGAACATGCCGATCGTCCCCCAGTGGCCCTTTCGCTACGAGCTGACGATCGCCAGCTTCGACGGGGCTCCGCTGGCCGTGCGGTACTATCCGTCGCAGCTCGGCGCGGCGGCGCCGGTCGTCTTGCTCGTGCACGACCTCGGACCCGGGCGATCGAGTCAGGACTTCGACGCCGCGGTGGCCGACCTGGAGGGTCAGGGGATCGCCACCCATCTGCAGGAACTGGAGTATGCCGTGCTTGCCGTCGACCTGCGCGGGCATGGGCAAAGCCCGTCGCGGTCGCGAGGGACCGTCGGCAACCCCTTGCTGCGGTGGATCGGAGACCTGCAGGCGTCCTACCGGTTCCTGCTCGATCGGCACAACCGGCGCGAGCTGAACCTGGCGAAGTTCGCCGTGGTCGCGTTGGGAGACGGGGCCAATCTGGCGGCTCATTGGGCTTCGGCTCCAGGAGGGGCGGTCTCGATCGAAGGGCGCACGAGCGACCTGGCGGCGATGGTCCTGATCTCCCCCCGCCCGACCCTCAACGATCGTCCGATTGAACCGGCGGTCACTGCGCTTGCCCCCCGATTGCCGATCTTGCTGCAGGCCGGGGCCGGCGATGCCGAGCGCTCCGCCCTGGTCGATGCCCTGCGTCCGACCGTCGAACGCCAGCGCCTCAGCCGAGTGGCCCTGACCGAAACCCGATTGCCCGCCACGAACCTCCTCCGCTTTGCCCCCGAAGCCACCACGCCCTTGATCGAGTTCCTTGACAGCACCGTCAAGGTCCGGGCCGATGAGTGGGAACCCCGCTACAACCTCGACCCGGTCGTCTACACCAACGTCCGCGTAACCAACCTCGGCGCCGAGGGGGAGGCCGAGGCCCAGCCCGCCGCCGTCCCGCGCCGACCGCAACCTCCGGCCGAGGCGAACGAGGCGAACGAGGGCGATGGCCCTGGCCGCTCCTCCTAA
- a CDS encoding DUF6939 family protein, translating into MIIAIESRRKKLATVEAQWPEAVIIDVTSKGLEPWVRFSPFYPHGGIPIPNSGSETAQSVEGLWQGLKVFEREDIDPGKWAITRMSGIKRGGARRGAVLGHRFGIEGSTLLDYHDARLRIYLPAYRWVLEHRLAAEVEQLKQLAADRPLVLLDYETNTEVDDLSRPLSHAALIKDHLHGCWPTPRAAEP; encoded by the coding sequence ATGATCATCGCCATCGAGAGCCGCCGCAAGAAGCTCGCAACCGTCGAGGCGCAATGGCCCGAGGCCGTCATCATCGACGTGACCTCCAAGGGACTCGAGCCCTGGGTCCGGTTCAGCCCCTTCTACCCGCATGGCGGCATCCCAATCCCGAATTCCGGGTCAGAGACGGCACAGTCGGTCGAGGGCTTGTGGCAAGGGTTGAAGGTCTTCGAGCGAGAGGACATCGACCCCGGCAAGTGGGCCATCACCCGCATGTCGGGAATCAAGCGCGGGGGTGCCAGGCGAGGAGCGGTCCTCGGCCACCGCTTCGGCATCGAAGGCAGCACGCTCCTCGACTACCACGACGCTCGCCTGCGCATCTATCTCCCGGCCTACCGATGGGTTCTGGAGCACCGCCTGGCGGCCGAGGTCGAGCAGTTGAAACAACTCGCCGCCGATCGCCCCCTGGTGCTCCTCGACTACGAAACCAACACCGAGGTCGACGACCTCTCTCGCCCCCTCTCCCATGCGGCCTTGATCAAGGACCATCTCCACGGGTGCTGGCCCACCCCTCGGGCTGCGGAACCCTGA
- a CDS encoding Yip1 family protein — protein sequence MVTDNEYDDLENPYRAPVGRHDQIRTKHEIPGLGPDPNPWKTIWRRPRATIRYLVATDPTRSVMLLAALSGINSSLSRAVERNAGDVLPLIAILGLAVVLGPIGGIIWLYLGSALLRWVSGWFGGRGESEHIRTAMAWSLVPVLTTMVFWIPQLILFREEMFQSEMPRVESDPALLNTMVALGGLEALAILILGIWTFVLFLHGLGEVQGYSAWKALGVTIVAAIMLILILLVVVFGIVLLVGGLVAGFGGMG from the coding sequence ATGGTCACGGACAATGAATATGACGATCTGGAAAACCCCTACCGCGCTCCGGTGGGGCGGCACGACCAGATCCGAACCAAACACGAGATCCCGGGCCTTGGGCCAGACCCGAATCCGTGGAAAACCATCTGGAGACGCCCTCGGGCGACGATTCGCTACCTCGTCGCGACCGACCCGACACGCAGTGTCATGCTCCTGGCGGCGCTCAGCGGCATCAACAGCTCACTGAGCCGGGCCGTCGAACGCAACGCCGGAGACGTCTTGCCGCTCATCGCCATCCTCGGTCTGGCGGTGGTCCTTGGGCCGATCGGCGGCATCATCTGGCTCTACCTCGGCAGCGCCTTGCTCCGATGGGTCTCCGGCTGGTTCGGTGGTCGGGGCGAGAGCGAGCACATCCGCACGGCCATGGCCTGGTCGCTCGTGCCGGTCCTCACGACCATGGTCTTCTGGATCCCCCAACTGATCCTCTTCCGCGAGGAGATGTTCCAGTCCGAGATGCCCCGAGTCGAATCCGACCCCGCCCTGCTCAATACGATGGTCGCTCTCGGCGGTCTCGAAGCCCTTGCCATCCTCATCCTGGGCATCTGGACCTTCGTCCTCTTCCTGCACGGGCTCGGCGAGGTCCAGGGTTACTCGGCCTGGAAAGCGCTCGGCGTCACGATCGTCGCGGCGATCATGCTCATCCTCATCCTCCTGGTCGTCGTCTTCGGCATCGTCTTGCTGGTCGGTGGGCTAGTTGCCGGCTTCGGAGGAATGGGCTAA
- a CDS encoding gamma-glutamyltransferase, with product MPGPTRAVIASDSPTTAEAGARIAEEGGNAADIAVGAALVATMTEALMCSLSGSGFAMVAMEGKDAELIDGAHTVPGLDPTMSRSGEGLDVVDYLLPYGSGIAIKIGRGTVAVPGVPAMLETLWKRHGRLPWADLVAPSIELARSGWPASKTMSDYLARVGPGSYVRQDDCLWTYFPDGRNPAAPGSPFRLPGMEGTMEAIARDGARAVYEGEIAEAIVKEMRDHGGLISRKDLESYRAEVRRPLRLRSRGWTLELNPPPSIGGAALGVLIGWLDRAWPGETTHGERALVIARAQRTLLELRADVMESGDFDEAMARSLLEETGLLPWLPRLSSPGTTQLSVATGDGSLVSIAMSNGYDAGINIPGTGITCNNALGEPELNPGGFLALPPGSRIVSNMAPTVALADDGRRLAFGTPGASRITTALAQTWAWLAFEGLDPGDAVAAPRLHVEPAAEGGRPIARSEPGFDTSLLEPFFEVRAYDHPDMYFGGVKLVMAGADGSLMGRADLRREGAVREVG from the coding sequence ATGCCTGGACCGACACGAGCCGTGATTGCCTCGGATTCTCCCACGACGGCGGAGGCGGGGGCGAGGATTGCCGAGGAGGGGGGGAATGCCGCCGATATTGCCGTGGGGGCGGCGTTGGTGGCGACGATGACCGAGGCGTTGATGTGTTCGCTCAGCGGCTCGGGGTTCGCGATGGTGGCGATGGAGGGGAAGGACGCGGAGCTGATCGACGGGGCGCACACGGTGCCGGGGCTCGATCCGACGATGAGCAGGTCGGGCGAGGGGCTGGACGTGGTCGATTACCTGCTGCCGTACGGGAGCGGGATTGCGATCAAGATCGGCCGGGGGACGGTGGCGGTGCCGGGCGTGCCGGCGATGCTGGAGACGCTCTGGAAGCGGCACGGGAGGTTGCCGTGGGCGGATCTGGTGGCGCCGAGCATCGAGCTGGCACGGTCGGGATGGCCGGCGAGCAAGACGATGAGCGACTACCTGGCGAGGGTCGGGCCGGGGTCGTATGTGAGACAAGACGATTGCCTGTGGACCTATTTTCCGGACGGTCGGAATCCGGCGGCGCCGGGGAGTCCGTTCCGATTGCCGGGGATGGAAGGGACGATGGAGGCGATCGCCCGAGACGGGGCGAGGGCGGTTTACGAGGGGGAGATTGCCGAGGCGATCGTGAAGGAGATGCGGGATCACGGGGGCCTGATCTCGCGGAAGGACCTGGAATCGTACCGGGCGGAGGTGAGGCGGCCGTTGAGGCTGCGGTCGCGGGGCTGGACCCTGGAGTTGAACCCGCCGCCGAGTATTGGGGGGGCGGCGCTGGGGGTCTTGATCGGCTGGCTTGATCGGGCCTGGCCGGGCGAGACGACACACGGCGAGCGGGCGTTGGTGATCGCCCGGGCGCAGCGGACATTGCTGGAGTTGCGCGCGGATGTAATGGAGTCGGGAGATTTCGATGAGGCGATGGCGCGGTCGCTGCTGGAGGAGACGGGGTTGTTGCCGTGGCTGCCGAGGCTTTCCAGCCCCGGCACGACGCAGCTGAGCGTGGCGACGGGGGACGGCAGCCTCGTCTCGATTGCGATGAGCAACGGCTACGACGCGGGAATCAACATTCCGGGGACGGGGATCACCTGTAATAACGCGTTGGGAGAGCCGGAGCTGAATCCGGGGGGATTTCTGGCATTGCCTCCGGGGTCTCGGATCGTCTCGAACATGGCGCCGACGGTGGCCCTGGCCGACGACGGAAGGCGGCTGGCGTTCGGGACGCCGGGGGCCTCGCGGATCACGACGGCGCTTGCGCAGACATGGGCATGGCTGGCGTTTGAAGGGCTGGACCCGGGGGACGCGGTGGCGGCTCCTCGGTTGCACGTCGAGCCGGCGGCCGAGGGTGGGCGGCCGATCGCCCGGAGCGAGCCGGGGTTCGACACGTCGTTGCTGGAACCGTTCTTCGAGGTGCGCGCGTATGATCACCCGGACATGTATTTCGGAGGCGTGAAGCTGGTGATGGCCGGGGCCGACGGGTCGCTGATGGGCCGGGCCGACCTGAGGCGCGAGGGGGCGGTGCGGGAGGTGGGGTGA
- a CDS encoding addiction module protein: MATKMQELGIDRLSADERLDLMLELWDSLASEPGRTHLTPAQQRELQRRLADHDANPDDVISWEEIKAQALARFSAR; the protein is encoded by the coding sequence ATGGCGACGAAGATGCAAGAGCTGGGCATCGACCGCCTCAGCGCGGATGAGCGACTGGACCTCATGCTTGAACTCTGGGACAGCCTCGCCTCCGAGCCTGGCCGGACGCATCTGACGCCCGCCCAGCAACGCGAACTGCAACGCCGCCTCGCCGATCACGACGCCAACCCCGACGATGTCATCTCCTGGGAAGAGATCAAGGCCCAGGCCCTGGCGCGGTTCTCTGCCCGATGA